Below is a window of Salvelinus alpinus chromosome 5, SLU_Salpinus.1, whole genome shotgun sequence DNA.
ACTGTTTGTACCGTATAAAAGTATATTGTATGACGAAAGGCTATGTGGTGTACTATGTCCCGTCTGACCATAAAGGTGATGGTAAAACAGTACGTTCCTTATCTATCAAGGTGTGTTCCTCTGGATAAACTACATTCACAGCACGTCTAATCTGATCACTACTGAAGTCATAAGTATTCACTTAGTGTTTTCAAAACAAATTCACTTAGTGTTTTCaagtagtcaaaagtgtagtatttggtccctTATTCCttgcatgcaatgactacatcaagcttgtgactaaaATCATGTTGGATGCATTTATTATAAGTAAGAATAGAagatgtttctaaacacttctatatTCATGTGTTATCGTGAATGAATCGTGAAAAATGAAAAGGTTagaggcacaaagatcatactcaccccaccccccccaaaaaaatgctatcctcccctgttattggtaatggtgagaggttagcatgtttttttTTGTAGCCTCTGAATGGCATCTCACTGATTATTCATGAATCATTCATGATTTTTCTTAATCATGGCATTATCATGATTTATTTAAAGTGTTCAGAAATATCTTATCTACTCACTGTGAATGATGACTAATCATTTTATTTCTGTTACTATTGGGCAAAACATAATCCAAAACACACTACAAATGCATCCAATGAATTTGTGGCGTCACAAGTTTGATGTAGTCGTTGCAtgcaaggaatatgggaccaaatactacacttttgactactttgaTACACTGTAAGCGCATTTGTCCAAATACTAATAATGACTTCACATGGGGGGGACAATACAttaagtgctttcatttctaaatggttaAACAGATACATTTtgcatgaaaataccctcaaataaaaggtgacgttCTTTACTGTCACCTCatgtgaaacatttgatctcaaacctaaaatgctggagtatagagccaaatggaAAAAATGGCATCACTGTACAAATACATATGGAGGGGAGTGTATTTTACGATGTAGCAACAGCCACCCACTGAGCTGAATCAATTTCCTGTTTCTAGCTGGCAGCTTTTTGTGTTTTTAATTAAACCTTCATCTGGGAGGCTGAAGAATGTAAATAATCTGAGCTACTATAGCAGCGCCCCTCGCCAGCTCACTATCTGACTAATTGACTGCAGCAAGAACGTGCAGCAGAGAATATGTAATCACTGACTCAAGTCTCCAGTGAATAGACCAATAACCAAGTGAAGATGAGTCCAAATGCTTTTATTATACTATCCTCCAGTTAAGTATCAGGCGATGGAGATCTTCAAGGTGGGAGGTTTAGATGACTCCCTTGTATTCTAGGCTAACCAATATCAAAAAGGAGGTTAACCCTTGATTACACTTCCTCCTATATTGTCATTGTTAGAGCTGTGGAGCTTCTTGTGTACGGTCGCTCATGTCAGTGCTTTTCTGTTGCAGCCTGTTCCagcactactgctactctcatgGGGGAATGCGTCACACCTCCTACACCTGTATCTGTGGAACGTAAGGCACTTCCCTTTGCTACACAGAAATGGGTTAATTTAATGGAGAACATATCTGAAATGCGTGACATCATCTGTGTTACATTTTGACGTACAGAAATGAGGTGCTATTGTTCTATCTGACGTGTGTTGAGTGCCTCTATAATGACCTACTCGTATGCTTAAATCTTCAACAGTGGAAACAACGGCTCAGTCCTGCACTACGGCCATGCAGGAGCTCCCAATGACAAGACCATCGATGACGGAGACATGTGGTAAGTCGGCGATCATTTCACATGATGTGAAGTTATTCCACTCCTTAATTGTCCTTTTTGGGTTGTTTGCTTGGTTTTATTAGATTCTGTGTTCATTTTGTCTTGGATTTGTATATCAAAAACACCTGCAGTGATCTGTTGTTTTGTTTAATGGAATACTGAATACTCAGAGCTACACCTCCCCTGCTGTCATTAGTATAGTAGGGTGTTGTTTTGTTCTCCCTGTCAGCTGGATCCACTGAGTGGCTCTCCCATGGGTTTACTCATAGATGGAGCACAGCTTGGACTGGGTTTGAACATAAGTCAGGCTACTGTGTGCATAGGGCTACTGATGGAGATTTAAAGTGGCTGTGTGGAGCGCCCATGGTGACACAACATGAGCACCTTTGAAAGGCAAAACTTGTATTCATTCTGATGTACATGCTGTGAACAATTTCTCTGATTTATGTTTGGAAATAATGATGCCGGAATGGCTGTAGAGCCCTCTGGGTGAGCAGTAACACTGATCTAACTGTGACGTGTGGTTTTTCCTTGCAGTCTGTTTGATATGGGGGGAGAATACTACTGCTACTCCTCTGACATCACCTGCTCCTTCCCAGCCAATGGAAAGTTCACTCCAGACCAGAAGGCCATCTATGAGGCTGTGCTCAAGTCATCACGGGCTGTCATGGCTGCCATTAAACCAGGTATGATCCTACTGTCCACAGGCAGGATTGAGGAAGCATTCActgaacatacagtacatacttaGCTTGGTTACAAGGAAGGATTATACATTTAATATATTAATTTCTATGGTTTGACTAATATTGAGTTGTTGAAGTCTGAAGACTACCACAGAACATGCCATATCCTCACCACCAGTCATTATCACCTGCATATTAGGCTGCTTTGAAACTTTTAACCTAAGATTTAAAAACCTGACTGAAGGTGGTCTTGTGTTTCAGAGGTCAAGTGGACAGAGATGCACCGTCTGGCTGACCGGGTTCACCTAGAGGAGCTGGTGAAGATTGGGATCCTGCGTGGGAGTGTGGAGGACATGCTGCAGGTCCACATGGGCTCTGTCTTCATGCCCCATGGCCTGGGACACCTGCTGGGCATCGACGTGCACGACGTGGGCGGATACCCAGATGTCAGTACCagagagatagatacagtatTCTATTCATCAATGATCAGTGCTACAGAAAGTTCTAAATACACTTCCAAAAAGACATATGTCTCTATCCTTCTAGACAAAGCTAACGTCCGTGTCATGCTGCTTGTTCTTGGTTACACAGGGTATTGAGCGCGTCAACGAGCCCGGTCTGAAGAGCTTGAGGATGGGCCGTCTGGTGCAGGAGCGCATGGTCCTGACTGTGGAGCCTGGTATCTACTTCATCAACCACCTGCTGGACCAGGCCTTGGCCAACCCAGCCCAGAGCTGCTTCATCAACAATGAAGTGCTGACCCGCTTCCGCAGCTTTGGAGGGGTACGTTTACCTATCCACAGACAGTTTATACTCATTAGTTTATGTGCTGGTGTTACTGTCAACGTTAACCACCCAAAGCTTGCACATAGAGACCCCTTTGTCTCAATCTACTCCATGGCAGCAAATAATATACACATTATGCTGTTCTGTTAAGTCTTCTGCTATAACTGCTCCCCCCTGACAATTATCTACTGTTTATTATTAACCTTGGCTCTGACCCTCATGTGTCTTACTGGAtgttttcccctcctctctccaggtcCGTATTGAGGACGACATTGCGGTGACTGCCAGCGGAATGGAGCTGCTCACCTGTGTCCCTCGTACAGTGGAGGAGATTGAGGCTTTCATGGCCGACTGTGGAAAATCCTTCTAAATAACGTCGCTCATATCCAAGCTGATCTAACCAAATGGTATTTTCACTCCTAAATGTGGAGAGAATATCTGTTTTCTGATGTAAGAGATGCAGTTTCTCTAATGATATCTTGCCTATCTACATTATGCCATATATAATCAGTAATGGATGCATTAGATGCACAACTTTCCAATCTTGAAAGGTGTCTGTTTAATCTCAGTGAATGCAGTATCAGTAGCCTAACACTAGTACACAAATGCAGGTTAAACTGCCTATACTATTTGAAGCTCTTCGTGATAAAGATGATTATTGTGAAAATTAAGAGAAATGCAGTGAATTAAACTGCTGTGGCCATCTTGCCACGTAAAAACAGTGTTGACGGTTGACTATTTCAGTGCCTGGTTAATTGCTTTGACTGTGCGTAATAGATACTTTATTTTCTTGGACGTTTATACAATTCTCATAAAATACAGTGCAATTTAAGTAAATAAACCCCTTAATTTGCAGTTTTGCGTTCTGTGACATTTGTAGATTGTGCTTCCATTTGTAAATGCCAGGGAACATAAAGTGTCATGGAACAGTGGGTTGGTTTACTACAAATTTGTAGTAATACTTCCGGTCTTCACTAGATGGGGTCCTTAAGTCATTCTGAAGTTCATGTAGCTCCGGTAAGAAGAGTTTCCTTGTATCGATGCCCTTATTCGTTACAGATTTGATTCACACCACCAGTGAACTGGTGTTCAAATAAATGGAATGACTACAAATATACACTAAATAAGTATAAACAGACATTTATTTACCTATTCTCTCCAAAACTGCCAATCAAACCTTGCCCATTTCAATTATGAAATAGTGTACAGTACATTGCAGATGTTTGCATTTGAATACCAAATACTAAAGTATAGCATTTGTCATAATGCATTTGTCATTATGCATTtgtctgataaaaaaaaaaaaaaattgtgttaaTCATTAACTTAAATACTTGGCAGTTGGCAAATTCAGTTAATTCCCTTTAACTCAAAGTTGCATTGAATACACTGTATTATCATGTCTTTAGGTATAGAGAGTCCATCCCAGACGTAGCATCTCAttacacatacaatacatacagGATGAGAACACATCAACCATGATAAATATGTCCTCAACCTTTTCTTACAGTGAATGTTAATAGGATGGATGCAATCAAAAAGGAACTCATTGCTCTTGAGGTACAATACAGGATAAAGGACAAAGTAGTGGGGCATAATACTTTACTGGCATGGTCAATTTATCACCTTTGTTTAGATGTTTACCAGGCCTACGTGAGTAAAAGTTTCAATTTACTCAAatgtactttaaaaaaatatatatttgtgaaAATTGTGGTACATTACTGCAGTTATAAAGTGTCATGAATATCCCGGTATCCTTTTAGTGAATTAATGTTTCAATCTCCACATGCACATAAAAATGTACAATGGCGTAATCTTTTTATCTCACGCAAATATAGTAGTTATTTTACCTTCTCTTTAAGAAGTATAGTGTTCTAGAACTTCTAACCATCTGCTTTAACCATCCAGTGGGCTCTGGAATGCCTACATCCCTTTCCTAGGCAGCGATTGGTGGAGAGGTAACAGATGTTTTAACCCTGCAGCCAAAAGGGGCCACTGGTGCCGATAAACCAACGCCCTCCCTGGGGACCCCAACAAATAAATAAAGAGGGCtttctgttctgttcagtcacTGGGAGGACCTGCTGAATTGCCTTCAGTTCAGCAACTTCACTCACTcaatcatatacatatatatattatatacagtaccagtcaaaagtttgaacacacctactcattccagggtttttctttatttttactattttctacattgtagaataatagtgaagagataactatgaaatgacacatggaatcatgcagtaaccaaaaaagtgttaaacaaatccaaatatatgttatatttgagattctacaaagtagccaccctttgccttgacagatttgcacactcttggcattctctcaaccagcttcatgaggtagtcacctggaatgcatttcaattaacaggtgtgccttgttaaaagttaatttgtggaatttctttccttaatgcgtttgagccaatcagttgtcttgtgacaaggtaggggggtatacagaagatagccctatttgtcaaaagaccaagtccatagtatggcaagaacagctcaaataagcaaagagaaatgacagtccatcaatacttttAGACACAAAGGtctgtcaatctggaaaatgtcaagaattttgaaagtttcttcaagtgcagttgcaaaaaccataaagtgctatgatgaaactggctatcatgaggaccgccacaggaaaggaagacccacagttacctctgctgcagaggataagttcattacagttaccagcctcagaaattgcagtccaaataaatgcttcacagagttcaagtaaaaggcacatttcaacatcaactgttcagaggagactgtgtgaatcaggccttcatggtctttTTGGTAAGTACATGATTCcttgtgttatttcttagttttgatgtcttcactattattctataatgtagaaaatagtaaaaataaagaaaaaacctttaatgagtaggtgtgtccaaacttttgactggttctgtatatacacagtacatacacacagcaGTGATGCAAAATATATGATACACTACAACGACACATGAACATTTTGGAGCTTAATTTGTTAGCGGGTTGCTGTGTAAAACTGGTGAGCTGTCACTTGGGGCtatattcaatccgtatcgcagaagttcagcgttacagcgtgattgaaatttaaaggcaatgttccgtATTAGCGGAGACTGTATaggtaaacactgcatatgttgGCTCAATCAGAAATTACCTTAACATTTATATTGCGTCATCTGTAACGCTTCACCGGCACAGACTACATAGAGCCATAGATCTGGACTGAGCAATTACTGTTTGACACGTCCTCCTGTGAAATAGTGAAATCTTTGGTCAACTAAACTGCTGTGTAGGAGAGTATTGAACAGAGCCCTCATGATGCGTAATTGGGGATGATTTAAGAGCAAGCTTGGGCAACTTCATACTACAAGTAGTTAATTAGATCATAAATATTGTGGATTTTAAAGCGTAAAGAAGCTTATTAAAatgtgtacagtctatacattaTGCAAAACAAACAGAGTCTTGCTCTCCTTTCCAACAGTATCTTCCTCTCCTTTGATGTAATCCAAGAGAGCCATGGTAGTCAAGAGTCTCATCACAGATGCGGTAGCAGTCCTTAGTTGTAAGAAAGATAACTCCCTCACACAATATTACCTCTGCACCTTGTTTATTCTGTCAACGTTTCGGCCAAAGACCTTATTTAAGACCTTAACCTATTCAGGTGAATGGCAGCGGCAAACTGCTTCCCACGAAACACAACAAAAACCCAGACAGGAACTTTTATTGGAGGGGATTCTGGTTACAGACCATAAATTGGTCGGTTTGGTGTCCTGCTTATCATCTCGCCTCACCAGAGCTCCTCCACTCATAGCCCTGTTAGTCCTTCACAACCATCCTCCAAGAACCATTCCGTTTCCCGTATTGCCCATTGGCAATCTCCTCACAAGCCAAAAACAAGTTGGGCTTTCACTTCCTTTCTTTGCAGTCTTTCAGTTTTTCAGTCTGTATTTTCAGCACTCATATTATAGTGTCCAGTCAGTGTCCACCCAGAGTCAGGTTCTAGGCTGTCCTCTCCACTGTGGGTCAGTGTGTTTGGCCCAGGGACTGAGGGCCTGCTCTGGGTGCTGTGTCAGGCCCACTAGAGGTCTGAGGCCTGGGGAGGGGGCTAGCTGAGTGCCCTGTGTTGTGACTGTCTGTGGGCCACTCGTGTGCAGGAGGCACAGCAGGTTGTCTTGTAGTAGTCGTACACACAGAGACGTGCCTGGACCACCACATTGCAGTTGAAATACTTGTCTCGACAGTTCTCGTCTGAAAAACAATCATAATCATAATATCAGTGATTTTAAGTTTTAGAAATCTTTAAGTATTTTCACAAGTCTTCTGTATGGAATAAGATTTTCATAAATGTTGAACCATTTTAGACTAAAATCCCCTCTAACCCCCATTAAAACTGTCTGACAGTAGTTAGGACCAGACCAGCCATCATTAACCAATCCAACTGTATGACATTCCAGAGTTGGTGCCTTGGCCACAGATCCATGTTTACTATACAGTAGTAACTGACCTATGTGTGGGACGCAGGGCTCTGGGTtgcactcctctctctccactggttTCAGCTCCTCCTCACAGCCCTCACTGGAAAGCATGCCATCAGACAGACAGCGTACCTCCCTCACACGGAAGCCCCCCTCACATGTCTTAGAACActgcagggacagggacagagaataCAGTTCAAACCTCATTCTCTTCAATTACGCTTTCAAGAGAGTGTATTTCACAACTCCACATAAAAGCGTGTGTCTGTTTTTTCATGTGTGAGTGTGCGCATGTGTGGGCATGTGCGTGTACAGTTACTCACAGCGCTCCAGTCTGTGTGGTACCACATGGCCCCGCAGGGCTTGAGGTGGCAGCTCTGCTGATTAAGAGGCTTGTCTAGAGAAGAACATTCGTAGGGCGGCATTACATTGAACCCCTCATCAGACTTCATCAGACACACCACTGCCCTCTGCTGGCTGCCCAAGCCACACTCTGTTGAGCactgggggaaggagaaaagaccATAGGTAATACTACACATGGGCATGACATGAGACATCGGAACTGTTTCAACATGTTTTGTTTTCTTTAAGAAAAAGAAAAAGGTATCACTGGCTCAGTTGATTGGCCGAGTTATAGAAGGTACACCTTACTTAGAGGGCCGGTTTCCTGGACAGAGATTAAGCCCTGTCCTGAACTAAATATCTATTTAAAATGGAAATAATGGACAATGGATTTGTAACATCTGAGACTTCCTCTTTCTGTCCTGGGGtaagaaatgtttttttggggtgggGATAGGTAATACAACACTGACATGAGACATCAGTAAAAATGTAAGTAATGGGCAGGAGACATCTGTAAAATCAGCAGCAAATCCTCATCCTAATCTTTCCCCAGATGTGTCCCTGCAAGCCCAGTTTGACCAGGCGTTGTCCTGTCTTACCTGACTCCAGGGGGCTGTAAACCACTCGATGCGACTCTCACAGGGGCCGTGATTACAGACCTGAGAGTCAGTGGGGCGCTCATGGCCACACCCCTCCAGAGGCAAGctgctgatgtgattggtcaggcACAGAACGCCACGGGTCCGGATGCCCATCCCACACTCAGCAGAACACTGCAGAGAGCAAAGACATGGTAAGTGACAAGGAAGATCAGTGTATAGGGCACTTTCAAAGGTCATTTCCAATTGAGctcatatgcagcgtttactgtgaatggggaacattgcctttaaaaggtgCAAAGCTGACAAAGCGCTATCTGATTGGATCCCGGCCCTAGTATCACCCTCGTTTTTAACAGTAGTATCAAGTCAATTTGTATTCAATTATAATCTTGCATCTACAATACTGTAGTAGTAATCCACTGTAGTAGTAATCCAATCAAGTACAACAATTACTACAGTATTAGGTTAGAAAAGTGTTAGACAGTGATGGTGAGAGTCCATGTCCTCAGTCCTACACATACATACCTTATTCCCCCACTCAGTGAAGAACCAACTTTTAGCACAGGGCCCCATGTCACAGTTCTCATTGTCACTGGGTCGCAGCTTCATGTTGCACTCCT
It encodes the following:
- the LOC139575852 gene encoding xaa-Pro dipeptidase-like isoform X1, yielding MTLPVLSNMAARQEPVYWLGKDTLRVSAALFAENRQRLCQGLKAKDGVAPKSVVVLQGGEQKQRYCTDTDMLFRQESFFHWAFGVTEADCYGAIDVDTGKSILFVPKLPESYATWMGEIHPREYFKEKYAVDEVQYTCNIADVFSKMKLGALLTLRGQNTDSGSICREASFEGISQFQVNNTLLHPVIVECRLTKTDMELEVLRYTNRISSEAHKEIMKHVRPGQKEYEMESLFQHYCYSHGGMRHTSYTCICGTGNNGSVLHYGHAGAPNDKTIDDGDMCLFDMGGEYYCYSSDITCSFPANGKFTPDQKAIYEAVLKSSRAVMAAIKPEVKWTEMHRLADRVHLEELVKIGILRGSVEDMLQVHMGSVFMPHGLGHLLGIDVHDVGGYPDGIERVNEPGLKSLRMGRLVQERMVLTVEPGIYFINHLLDQALANPAQSCFINNEVLTRFRSFGGVRIEDDIAVTASGMELLTCVPRTVEEIEAFMADCGKSF
- the LOC139575852 gene encoding xaa-Pro dipeptidase-like isoform X2, translated to MLFRQESFFHWAFGVTEADCYGAIDVDTGKSILFVPKLPESYATWMGEIHPREYFKEKYAVDEVQYTCNIADVFSKMKLGALLTLRGQNTDSGSICREASFEGISQFQVNNTLLHPVIVECRLTKTDMELEVLRYTNRISSEAHKEIMKHVRPGQKEYEMESLFQHYCYSHGGMRHTSYTCICGTGNNGSVLHYGHAGAPNDKTIDDGDMCLFDMGGEYYCYSSDITCSFPANGKFTPDQKAIYEAVLKSSRAVMAAIKPEVKWTEMHRLADRVHLEELVKIGILRGSVEDMLQVHMGSVFMPHGLGHLLGIDVHDVGGYPDGIERVNEPGLKSLRMGRLVQERMVLTVEPGIYFINHLLDQALANPAQSCFINNEVLTRFRSFGGVRIEDDIAVTASGMELLTCVPRTVEEIEAFMADCGKSF